One window of Deltaproteobacteria bacterium genomic DNA carries:
- a CDS encoding AMP-binding protein: MSELLWQPSAARVKSTNMYDFLQYVNNRYDYSLHTYDELYQWSIDNSPEFWSTLWDYTEVIHSSPYQQVVDDLHRMPGARWFEGARLNFAENLLRFRDDYTALSFIGEGRQAVHLTYRELFQQVSRLAASLQHMGVGPGDRVAAFMPNMMETVI, from the coding sequence ATGAGCGAACTGCTCTGGCAGCCTTCTGCTGCTCGGGTAAAGAGCACCAATATGTATGATTTTCTTCAGTATGTGAACAACAGGTACGACTATTCTTTGCACACCTACGACGAACTCTACCAGTGGTCAATCGACAACAGCCCTGAATTCTGGAGCACGCTGTGGGACTATACTGAGGTCATCCACAGCAGCCCCTACCAGCAGGTGGTAGATGATCTGCACAGGATGCCCGGCGCTCGCTGGTTCGAAGGGGCCCGGCTCAATTTTGCTGAAAACCTGCTCCGCTTCAGAGACGACTATACAGCCCTGAGCTTTATAGGCGAAGGAAGGCAAGCTGTACACCTGACCTATAGAGAACTTTTTCAGCAGGTTTCCCGGCTGGCAGCCTCGCTGCAGCATATGGGCGTGGGACCCGGCGACCGGGTAGCCGCCTTTATGCCCAACATGATGGAAACCGTCATC